The following proteins are encoded in a genomic region of Drosophila willistoni isolate 14030-0811.24 chromosome 3R, UCI_dwil_1.1, whole genome shotgun sequence:
- the LOC6650022 gene encoding putative aminopeptidase W07G4.4: protein MGIEKILPCTLQLQKVMMRSGSDVLCIIDRASLPEELRETFEEHRSFDKSFDSSVSCFKAPSLGIPVIYSPVPKLTDYDDVRSYQKAAKESIQKAIKAGFRTPLLVVPKSKRFPQAELCTVLGALEQIYVPIQLREADPGQKSLLANLNLQIDGPDADNILKDAMILESGRFIARDIGVGDPERMTPIAVEKYITALLPSLKVTVISDVPTLQKEYPLFAAVNRAADVVERHRGRIIFLEYKPPKPAKKTLMLVGKGVTYDTGGADIKAGGVMAGMSRDKCGAAAVAGFMQVVNEMKPEDIHVVAALCMVRNSVGEDCYVADEIITSRAGLRVRIGNTDAEGRMCMADVLCRMKEIAVKDNLPNPHLFTIATLTGHAWISAGAGQTIAIDNSVAAAENHARKLQEAGQIYGEPYEVSVLRPSDFEFNAGKAIGEDLVQANNAPSVRTPRGHQVPAAFLIKVTGLDQHGLDSSKPIKYTHLDIAGSAGELPEMPTAAPVVSLVKTHLLN from the exons AATTCTGCCATGTACGCTACAATTGCAAAAAGTTATGATGCGATCTGGCAGTGATGTCCTTTGCATCATTGATCGTGCCTCTTTGCCGGAAGAACTGCGGGAAACCTTTGAGGAGCATCGTTCGTTCGACAAGTCCTTTGATAGCAGCGTTTCCTGCTTCAAGGCACCATCCTTGGGAATTCCAGTGATTTATTCGCCCGTTCCCAAACTGACTGACTATGATGATGTGCGTAGTTATCAGAAGGCTGCCAAGGAATCCATACAGAAGGCAATTAAG GCTGGTTTCCGAACGCCTCTATTGGTTGTGCCCAAGAGCAAACGGTTTCCCCAGGCGGAACTCTGCACCGTTTTGGGAGCCTTGGAACAGATTTATGTG CCAATTCAATTGCGTGAAGCCGATCCTGGCCAGAAAAGCCTTTTAGCCAATCTTAATCTTCAAATCGATGGCCCCGATGCGGATAATATTCTAAAGGATGCAATGATACTGGAATCTGGACGTTTCATTGCCCGTGACATTGGTGTTGGCGATCCCGAGAGGATGACTCCCATTGCCGTGGAGAAATACATTACTGCCTTGTTGCCTTCTCTAAAGGTCACTGTGATCAGTGATGTGCCAACTCTTCAGAAGGAATATCCACTTTTTGCTGCCGTAAATCGTGCCGCTGATGTTGTAGAACGTCATCGTGGTCGCATCATCTTCTTGGAGTATAAGCCCCCAAAACCGGCAAAGAAAACCCTGATGCTGGTTGGCAAGGGAGTGACCTATGACACTGGTGGCGCCGACATCAAGGCCGGTGGTGTTATGGCTGGTATGTCTCGTGATAAATGCGGagcagctgctgttgctggctTCATGCAGGTGGTCAACGAAATGAAGCCAGAGGACATTCATGTGGTTGCCGCTCTCTGTATGGTACGCAATTCGGTTGGTGAGGATTGCTATGTGGCCGATGAAATCATAACATCCCGAGCTGGACTTCGTGTGCGCATTGGGAATACCGATGCCGAGGGCCGCATGTGCATGGCCGATGTTCTGTGTCGCATGAAGGAAATCGCTGTTAAGGATAATCTACCAAATCCACATTTGTTCACCATTGCCACACTGACTGGTCATGCTTGGATCTCAGCTGGAGCTGGCCAAACCATTGCCATTGACAATAGTGTGGCTGCTGCTGAAAATCATGCCCGTAAGCTGCAGGAAGCTGGACAAATCTATGGCGAACCCTATGAAGTCTCTGTCTTGCGTCCATctgattttgaatttaatgctGGCAAAGCTATTGGCGAGGATCTGGTACAGGCCAACAATGCACCATCGGTGCGTACGCCTCGCGGCCATCAAGTGCCTGCGGCATTCCTTATCAAGGTCACCGGTCTGGATCAACATGGTCTCGACTCGAGTAAGCCCATCAAGTATACACATCTGGATATTGCTGGCAGTGCCGGAGAACTACCCGAAATGCCAACAGCTGCTCCTGTCGTATCGTTGGTGAAAACGCATTTGCTTAACTGA
- the LOC26530054 gene encoding peptide tarsal-less AA, with translation MLDPTGTYRRPRDTQDTRHKRRLDPTGQY, from the coding sequence ATGCTGGATCCAACTGGTACATATCGCCGACCAAGGGATACACAGGACACACGCCATAAACGGCGCCTGGATCCAACTGGACAATATTAG